The stretch of DNA ATCGACAATGTGGCCGAGTATAGAGTGGTCAACTACGGGATGCTCGATAACGACGATAGCGACGAATTCGACACCGCAGTTATGACCATAGAACTCGTTGGGAGACATGGGCAGCATCCGTCGTTAGCGAACCCTTCGATGACACATAGCGCATTATTGGAGACAGTGACAGACGAGGAGTTTTTTTGAtggaagaaaaacaagaCAGCATTGTTTGATAGCTCTATGAGCATCCGACACCACTAGCATTAGCATCAAACAGCACTAGCAAAtctcaattgaacaattcCACAGTTCATCTGCGGAAACAGGGTCCAACAAAATTCCTTAAACGGGCGTACACTCCCCACACCTGTGGCCGGGAAATGTTGCTAGCCTGGGCATACAACAACTTTGTCGGGGCTCGTGGGGGGTGGGGGTATTGCGGCGCGCAAGGGCCTTACATACTCTGACAGGGACACTATCAAAACTTGCAAAGCGGAAACAGACACTGCGGTTTCGCGTTGCACCGAAGCGGGATAGAACCGTCCCCCCCCACGAGTGTTCCCCAGTGCGACTGCAGCACCAGCAGAGCGGAGGCCTCAACTCTCCACAATGCCTCTTGCTCTGCTCTCTACAGTGTGGCTGTGCGGTACGCGTCTGGGTTTCTTACGcgtcttttcttctttccccTTTTGGACAAGCCGAGGCTCGCGCTGTTTCTTTGCgtttcttcatttttatttttttccctctgcAAAGAGTGGAAGGTGTCCCAATGGGGAAAGTTCATCGAAacttactttttttttgattcGCTTCAAACTGGATTTATAAATAATATGTATACATGCTTCAACCCGGGAATAATTGACGTGTAGCAACACATCTGTAGGAGTAACGGCGACTTGGACACTTTGCGGGGACGATATCGTATTGGCGAAGAGTGATCTATCTAGAAAAAGAACTGCGGAGAGTCAACCTGGTTTTCCTatcattcttttttcatttcttgttgctatttttttggttctttttttgtgaACGCGACTACGAAATCGAACCTTTGCAACTCAGAAATTGGTTTATTTGCTTTGAGCTTTTAGTTCCCAAATCGTTCAGTACTTGTTACAGAAGTAGCAGGGCGCCAGTGATCAAGTAAAGACAGCCAGTGCCACCATGCCGGTCAGAAACCTTACGGATTCCAATCTGAACTTGAACGAGTCGTCTGAAAATGTGGGACAGAGAGGTGGTCCAAATCCATACGACGCGTTGACGAATCCGTTCTTGGATTCCAATGACGAATTCGGTGACATGAGAGGGCCGCAGTCGGGGTCCTCATCGATGGACCGTCAGCAAGACTCTGGGTACGACCACATGGACGATGCGGATTTCACGCAAAAATACTCGGCCACCAATGGCAATATTACAGATTACAAGGGTTACTACTCAAGGAACGCCAGTGCGGTGAACCAGAGTGCCAACGACACAACAGCATTTCTGCCCCAGGGGAGAGGTAGGATTTCATCTGCGTCACCAAATCCACCTATATTCGATGCCAACGAGATTCTAACGCCGCCAGCGTTTGACAGGTACCCGCTTGTAGGGTCCAAAGCTGCATCGCAGACGAATCTAAACTCGCAACTGAATTCAGGGTCGTATGGGAACCTGCATAACCAACGCAATGTATACTCGGGACAACCATCTCCAAGAGACGGTTCTAACTCTACTTTCTCGTCCTCAAATCCATTCAACCAAGAGCAAGATTTTTCACCCTTTGGTGGGTACCCGACGACCTCCTTCCCATTGCTAATGGACGACAAAGAGGACGACGACTATCTGCATAACCCTGAtccagaggaggaggcaaAATTGGATAGGAAAAGATTTATAGAAGACTTCAAACATATGGATAGAAGGGCATTCAGTGGTTTTATGGGTATAATAATCCTGTTTTCAGCTGCGGCAGTTGTCTTCGTGGTGCTACCGGCACTAACATTCACAGGTGTCACAAACTACGGACCCAAATACGAGGTTGTTGAGTTCCTGACAGGATACCAGTACCCACAACTATCCGCCATAAGAACGAGTCTGGTAGATCCTGACACGCCGGAGGAAAGCTTAACAAGAAAGGCGAAGGACGGCTCATCGTGGAAACTGGTCTTTTCAGATGAATTCAACGCAGAGGGAAGAACGTTCTACGAGGGTGACGATCAATTCTGGACCGGCCCTGATATCCATTACGATGCTACGAAGGATCTGGAATGGTACAGTCCGGATGCATCAACGACTAAAAATGGGACTCTTAAATTGCGCATGGACGCGTTCAAGAACCACGGGCTATACTACAGATCTGGGATGCTCCAAAGTTGGAATAAGATGTGTTTCACACAAGGGATATTAGAGATTTCCGCCAACTTGCCGAACTACGGTAAAGTTACTGGACTGTGGCCTGGTATGTGGACGATGGGGAATCTTGGGAGACCAGGTTACCTAGGAAGTACAGACGGTGTTTGGCCATATTCCTACGACTCTTGCGATGCCGGGATAACGCCAAACCAAAGCTCCCCGGACGGTATCTCCTACCTACCAGGGCAAAGACTCAGTGCCTGCACGTGTGATGGTGAGGACCACCCAAACCCAGGTGTTGGTAGAGGTGCTCCTGAGATTGATGTTTTGGAAGGTGAAGTGGACACAGTACTGGGGGTAGGTATTGCTTCCCAATCCCTGCAAGTTGCTCCGTTTGATATTTGGTACATGCCAGACTACGACTTCATCGAAGTTTACAACTTTACCACCACCCAAATGAACGGGTACTGTGGCGGTCCATTCCAACAAGCCGTTTCAGCCGTTTCAACTCTGAACCGTACTTGGTACGAATTTGGCCCCGATTCTGGTTATTATCAAAAATACGCAATTGAATACTTGaatgatgacgaggacggATACGTGCGTTGGTTTGTTGGGGACGACCCCACATATACTATTTATGCAAAGGCACTGCATCCAAATGGTAATATTGGTTGGAGAAGAATTAGCAAAGAACCAATGTCTGTCGTTTTGAACTTGGGTATATCGAACAACTGGGCTTACATCGATTGGAGAtctattttctttcctGTTACTATGTCGATCGACTATGTCAGAGTATACCAACCATCGGATGCTGTGTCGATTACGTGTGACCCTGTGGACTTCCCAACCTACGATTATATTGAGTCGCACAAAGTAATTTACCAAAATCCAAATATTACCAAATTTGAACTGGCAGGATTCAGCATGCCAAAGAACATTCTGACGGGCAATTGTAAAAGTTCTAAATTTTCATTATCAAATTCATAATAATAGAAACGCCGGTTGAAATCGCGCTAACTGCACATTGGGTGTGCAGTATTTTGGCACTTCCTGGTATTCATACTAGGAAGAggcttctttttttgactGGACAAATGAAATGTGTCTTCTTAATACTTTCAACTATATCAATTGTACTGTATTTCTAATTCATCGCTC from Huiozyma naganishii CBS 8797 chromosome 1, complete genome encodes:
- the KRE6 gene encoding beta-glucan synthesis-associated protein KRE6 (similar to Saccharomyces cerevisiae SKN1 (YGR143W) and KRE6 (YPR159W); ancestral locus Anc_3.508), which codes for MPVRNLTDSNLNLNESSENVGQRGGPNPYDALTNPFLDSNDEFGDMRGPQSGSSSMDRQQDSGYDHMDDADFTQKYSATNGNITDYKGYYSRNASAVNQSANDTTAFLPQGRGRISSASPNPPIFDANEILTPPAFDRYPLVGSKAASQTNLNSQLNSGSYGNLHNQRNVYSGQPSPRDGSNSTFSSSNPFNQEQDFSPFGGYPTTSFPLLMDDKEDDDYLHNPDPEEEAKLDRKRFIEDFKHMDRRAFSGFMGIIILFSAAAVVFVVLPALTFTGVTNYGPKYEVVEFLTGYQYPQLSAIRTSLVDPDTPEESLTRKAKDGSSWKLVFSDEFNAEGRTFYEGDDQFWTGPDIHYDATKDLEWYSPDASTTKNGTLKLRMDAFKNHGLYYRSGMLQSWNKMCFTQGILEISANLPNYGKVTGLWPGMWTMGNLGRPGYLGSTDGVWPYSYDSCDAGITPNQSSPDGISYLPGQRLSACTCDGEDHPNPGVGRGAPEIDVLEGEVDTVLGVGIASQSLQVAPFDIWYMPDYDFIEVYNFTTTQMNGYCGGPFQQAVSAVSTLNRTWYEFGPDSGYYQKYAIEYLNDDEDGYVRWFVGDDPTYTIYAKALHPNGNIGWRRISKEPMSVVLNLGISNNWAYIDWRSIFFPVTMSIDYVRVYQPSDAVSITCDPVDFPTYDYIESHKVIYQNPNITKFELAGFSMPKNILTGNCKSSKFSLSNS